Proteins encoded by one window of Chondromyces crocatus:
- a CDS encoding serine hydrolase domain-containing protein, with protein sequence MNAPATRRRAFSSTRLGASNTRLGAAIMRLGAAVVLLAACAAPPVASRKTSPAEPPPPAQGATVDARVPTSTSPPLPSSAPSSLPQGDPAAEGLDPTRLADLVARAEATSSDALVILRNGKLVGAWTFGEPRSPIELMSVTKSIVSLAIGLLIDEGKIASVDAPVHHFFPEWNQGQKKDITVRHLLEHTSGLQHEPSTNVIYASPDFVRQALAAELTHPPGTRWSYNNKAVNLLAGVVHVASGEKLDDYLKRKLFLPLGIQESSWERDRAGNPHGMSGLGLHAVDLARIGQLLLDGGVWNGKRVLSEGWIDTSTAWARERGESGMLWWPVLDWMKFSIDGELVAQWRKAKIDGALLRKLIPLQDRTFDSRRAFEEALSGALGPEGVSALQASTSKAGLRTKKVQLGPTIGYAGDGWLGQFLVVLPAAKLVAVRQRRYPASEAEVNDPDRRFPDFIEKVRALPR encoded by the coding sequence CCGCAAGACCTCGCCGGCGGAGCCTCCCCCACCGGCCCAGGGGGCCACCGTCGACGCGCGCGTGCCGACGTCGACCTCACCTCCGCTTCCGTCGAGCGCCCCTTCGTCCCTTCCGCAGGGGGATCCGGCCGCCGAAGGGCTCGACCCGACCCGGCTCGCCGACCTCGTCGCGCGTGCAGAGGCCACCTCGTCCGACGCCCTGGTGATCCTCAGGAACGGCAAGCTCGTCGGCGCGTGGACCTTCGGCGAGCCCCGGAGCCCGATCGAGCTGATGTCGGTCACGAAGTCGATCGTCAGCCTCGCCATCGGGCTGTTGATCGACGAAGGCAAGATCGCGTCGGTCGATGCCCCCGTTCATCACTTCTTTCCCGAGTGGAACCAGGGACAAAAGAAGGACATCACCGTGCGTCACCTCCTCGAGCACACCTCGGGGCTCCAGCACGAACCGTCGACGAACGTCATCTACGCGAGCCCCGATTTCGTGCGGCAAGCGCTCGCAGCGGAGCTGACCCACCCTCCCGGGACGCGCTGGTCGTACAACAACAAGGCCGTGAACCTCCTCGCAGGCGTCGTGCACGTCGCCTCTGGCGAGAAGCTGGATGACTACCTGAAGCGGAAGCTCTTCCTGCCGCTCGGCATCCAGGAGTCCTCCTGGGAGCGGGACAGGGCAGGGAACCCGCATGGCATGTCGGGGCTGGGCTTGCACGCGGTCGATCTGGCGCGCATCGGACAGCTCCTGCTCGACGGCGGCGTGTGGAACGGAAAGCGCGTGCTCAGCGAGGGATGGATCGACACCTCGACGGCGTGGGCGAGGGAGCGCGGCGAGAGCGGCATGCTCTGGTGGCCCGTCCTCGACTGGATGAAGTTCTCCATCGACGGCGAGCTCGTCGCGCAGTGGCGCAAGGCGAAGATCGACGGCGCCTTGCTCCGCAAGCTGATCCCGCTCCAGGACCGCACCTTCGACTCCCGGCGCGCGTTCGAGGAAGCCCTCTCCGGCGCGCTGGGACCGGAGGGAGTCTCTGCCTTGCAGGCCTCCACGAGCAAGGCCGGGCTGCGCACGAAGAAGGTCCAGCTCGGGCCGACGATCGGCTACGCCGGCGATGGCTGGCTGGGCCAGTTCCTGGTCGTCTTGCCCGCAGCGAAGCTCGTGGCGGTGCGCCAGCGCCGGTATCCGGCCAGCGAGGCCGAAGTGAACGACCCGGACCGGAGGTTCCCGGACTTCATCGAGAAGGTCCGCGCCCTTCCGCGTTGA
- a CDS encoding class I SAM-dependent methyltransferase, with translation MTERADTPAASPAPASATADEYAWLVGFEGDWRDTWWNRDFLDLMARRLDLGAVHAALDVGCGVGHWGRTLLPFLHPEATLVGIDQEASFVTQASAQAEAHALASRTSYRVAQAEALPLPDASVDFATCQTVLMHVADPLRVIREMRRVLRPGGRLLVVEPNNFAEKAAMLVAAPGLSRAERLALLTLEATCEDGKRALGRGDSSVGEHLPTLFQEAGLVGIQVHQSDKCAALLPPYEAPEQREELRQMLTWIDGGVWLGAGGTRDETQALFLAGGGDPADFDALWTLALREAQAFREAAIARTLSGARGITCYLVSGRAP, from the coding sequence ATGACCGAACGCGCGGACACGCCCGCGGCTTCTCCTGCTCCGGCATCCGCCACCGCAGACGAATACGCCTGGCTCGTCGGCTTCGAGGGTGACTGGCGCGACACCTGGTGGAACCGCGACTTCCTCGACCTCATGGCGCGCCGCCTCGACCTCGGCGCCGTCCACGCCGCGCTCGATGTCGGCTGCGGCGTGGGCCACTGGGGGCGCACCCTCCTGCCCTTTCTCCACCCCGAGGCGACGCTCGTCGGCATCGACCAGGAGGCCAGCTTCGTCACGCAGGCCAGCGCGCAAGCCGAGGCCCACGCCCTCGCGTCACGCACCTCGTACCGTGTGGCCCAGGCCGAGGCCTTGCCGCTCCCTGACGCCAGCGTCGATTTCGCCACCTGCCAGACCGTCCTCATGCACGTGGCCGACCCCCTGCGCGTCATCCGCGAGATGCGCCGTGTCCTTCGGCCAGGCGGGCGGCTGCTCGTGGTGGAGCCCAACAACTTCGCGGAGAAGGCGGCCATGCTCGTCGCGGCGCCCGGCCTCTCGCGCGCCGAGCGCCTCGCGCTGCTCACCCTCGAGGCCACCTGCGAAGATGGCAAGCGTGCCCTGGGGCGCGGCGACAGCTCCGTGGGCGAACACCTCCCGACGCTCTTCCAGGAAGCGGGGCTCGTCGGCATCCAGGTCCATCAATCGGACAAGTGCGCCGCGCTGCTCCCCCCCTACGAGGCCCCCGAGCAGCGCGAGGAGCTGCGCCAGATGCTCACCTGGATCGACGGCGGCGTCTGGCTCGGCGCAGGTGGCACCCGCGACGAGACGCAGGCGCTGTTTCTCGCTGGCGGCGGAGACCCCGCCGACTTCGACGCGCTGTGGACCCTCGCTCTCCGCGAGGCCCAGGCCTTCCGCGAGGCGGCGATCGCGCGCACCCTGAGCGGAGCGCGCGGCATCACCTGTTACCTCGTCTCGGGGAGAGCCCCCTGA